The genomic DNA AGTTCATAAAAGACCTAGTGAAGACAATGGAAGAGGAAAAACTGGAAAGAGCAATAGTAGTCACAGGTGGACGTTATACACAGGCCGCTAAAAAACTTGCGAAGAAAAACGGGGTAGAGCTAATTCCGCGAATTTTCCCAGTTTTCAATCTTTTTGATCATGAGTTTGTGCCAAAACACGAAATTCTGCCACCAGACGAACGCGAGAAACTGCTGGCCCAATATCGTGTTCAACCTTATCAACTACCAATAATAAAGAGTTCTGACCCAGCAGTAAAAGCCATAGGCGCAAAAACAGGTGACATCGTTAGAATCTTT from Candidatus Bathyarchaeota archaeon includes the following:
- a CDS encoding DNA-directed RNA polymerase subunit H; this encodes MEEEKLERAIVVTGGRYTQAAKKLAKKNGVELIPRIFPVFNLFDHEFVPKHEILPPDEREKLLAQYRVQPYQLPIIKSSDPAVKAIGAKTGDIVRIFRDSATAGKFVSYRYVVED